The Desmonostoc muscorum LEGE 12446 genome includes a region encoding these proteins:
- a CDS encoding calcium-binding protein, whose translation MANIIGTAGNDTLQGIIYDYEFDTLTGGGGNDIFVYDFYNGSGQPYTITDFGGVGKGTNPSAAVIAEVDTIKFIGGLTARNLVLTQNGTNLEIGFEGIGGYELGSSFEEITKVILQNFALENLDNLTKSTGATVNSGNILFHEQSSIQDSFDVFNANSTQSTVFRKNTVTFLNDLSNNVKGFDNSDDVINGQGGDDIINGLSGNDLLRGGTGNDTLIGGVGNDTLVAGTRSDFNADNSEGDNLLDGGDGNDTLFASGYQYYRLLYTEDKDLRSKGNNTLNGGAGNDTLSASGSTGNNLLFGGDGNDTLSISGYSQSTYLDDYFNSVSLGNNTLNGGDGDDTLSASGSKGDNLLSGGNGNDSLSISGSEGQYSYEGYYSSSDSRSYGNNTLNGGVGDDALSASGSKGNNLLSGDDGNDTLSVSGGLRIYDDYYGGSEEDSTSLGNNTLNGGAGNDNLSASGSTGDNLLSGGDGNDTLSVSGYTNSYGTSTYDSRSLGNNTLNGGAGNDNLSAIGSAGNNLLDGGDGNDFLTIDANYRIPYDSPSLGNNTLNGGAGNDTLNIDYSSGDNLLDGGNGNDILSGLHTSGNSTLNGSAGNDTLNIGYSSGDNLLDGSNGNDYLSASGLQISGNNTLNGGAGNDTLNIEDSSGDNLLDGGNGNDYLSASAFQNDYNIGNIGASGNNTLNGGAGNDTLNIDDSSGDNLLDGGNGDDILSASGASGENILNGGNGDDILTGGKGNDSLIGGSGTDTFVFSSFNEGVDQIYDFNATNELIQVSAAGFGGGLSAGVLLASQFTLGTSATTSSERFIYNSTTGGLFFDQDGSAGAFAQVQFALVTAGLSLTNNNFVVV comes from the coding sequence ATGGCAAATATCATTGGAACCGCAGGCAACGATACTCTACAGGGCATTATTTACGATTATGAGTTTGACACCCTAACTGGTGGAGGTGGTAACGATATATTTGTTTACGACTTTTACAACGGAAGTGGACAGCCATATACAATCACTGATTTTGGTGGCGTCGGTAAAGGCACAAATCCCTCAGCAGCAGTCATTGCTGAAGTCGATACTATCAAATTCATTGGTGGATTGACTGCACGAAATCTGGTACTCACCCAGAATGGCACAAACTTGGAAATTGGCTTTGAAGGGATAGGAGGTTATGAGCTTGGATCTAGTTTTGAAGAGATAACTAAAGTCATCCTGCAAAACTTTGCCTTGGAAAATCTAGATAACCTCACCAAATCTACTGGAGCCACTGTAAACTCAGGCAATATTCTATTTCATGAGCAAAGCAGTATTCAAGACAGTTTTGATGTTTTCAATGCTAACTCCACCCAAAGCACTGTCTTTAGAAAAAACACAGTCACTTTCCTCAACGACCTCTCAAACAATGTCAAGGGTTTTGACAACTCAGATGATGTCATCAATGGTCAGGGAGGTGACGACATCATCAACGGCTTAAGCGGTAACGACTTGCTGCGGGGTGGTACTGGCAACGATACTCTCATTGGTGGTGTGGGCAATGATACTCTTGTTGCTGGTACGAGGAGTGACTTCAATGCTGATAATTCAGAAGGCGATAACCTCCTCGATGGAGGCGATGGCAATGATACTCTCTTCGCCTCTGGCTACCAGTACTACCGCCTACTCTACACAGAAGACAAGGACCTGCGATCTAAAGGAAATAATACCCTCAACGGTGGTGCTGGTAACGATACCTTGAGTGCTAGCGGCTCAACAGGCAATAACCTCCTTTTTGGTGGCGATGGCAATGATACCCTCTCCATCTCTGGCTATTCTCAATCAACTTACCTCGACGACTACTTCAACTCTGTCTCCTTAGGCAATAACACCCTCAATGGTGGCGATGGTGACGATACCTTGAGTGCTAGCGGTTCAAAAGGCGATAATTTACTCTCTGGGGGTAATGGTAATGATTCCCTCTCCATCTCTGGCAGTGAAGGCCAGTACTCATATGAAGGCTATTACTCCTCTTCTGACTCTCGCTCATATGGCAATAACACGCTCAACGGTGGTGTAGGTGATGATGCCTTGAGTGCTAGTGGTTCAAAAGGCAATAACTTACTCTCTGGGGACGATGGCAATGATACTCTCTCTGTCTCTGGCGGTTTGAGAATATATGACGACTATTATGGCGGCTCCGAGGAGGACTCTACCTCCTTAGGCAATAACACACTTAACGGTGGTGCAGGGAATGATAACTTGAGTGCTAGCGGTTCAACCGGCGATAACTTACTCTCCGGGGGCGATGGCAATGATACTCTCTCCGTCTCTGGCTACACGAATAGTTATGGCACGAGCACATACGACTCTCGCTCCTTAGGCAATAACACGCTTAACGGTGGTGCAGGGAATGATAACTTGAGTGCTATCGGTTCAGCAGGCAATAACCTCTTGGATGGGGGTGATGGCAATGATTTTCTCACGATTGACGCCAACTACCGTATCCCATATGACTCTCCCTCCTTAGGCAATAACACTCTCAACGGTGGTGCTGGTAATGACACATTGAATATTGACTATTCATCAGGCGATAATCTACTTGATGGAGGTAATGGTAATGATATTCTCTCTGGCTTGCACACATCAGGCAATAGCACGCTCAACGGTAGTGCTGGTAATGACACGTTGAATATTGGCTATTCATCAGGCGATAATCTACTCGATGGAAGTAATGGTAATGATTATCTCTCTGCTTCTGGCTTGCAGATATCAGGCAATAACACGCTCAACGGTGGTGCTGGTAATGACACATTGAATATTGAAGATTCATCAGGCGATAATCTACTTGATGGAGGCAATGGTAATGATTATCTCTCTGCCTCTGCCTTCCAGAACGACTACAACATTGGCAATATTGGCGCATCAGGCAATAACACGCTCAACGGTGGTGCTGGTAATGATACATTGAATATTGATGATTCATCAGGCGATAATCTACTTGATGGAGGCAATGGTGATGATATTCTCTCTGCCTCTGGCGCTTCTGGCGAGAACATCCTCAACGGTGGTAATGGCGATGATATCCTCACAGGTGGCAAAGGTAATGATAGCCTAATTGGAGGAAGCGGTACTGATACTTTTGTTTTCAGTAGTTTCAATGAAGGTGTTGATCAGATTTATGACTTCAACGCCACTAATGAACTAATTCAGGTGTCGGCTGCTGGTTTTGGCGGCGGTTTATCAGCAGGTGTACTTTTAGCTAGTCAGTTTACACTTGGAACATCTGCAACCACTAGCAGTGAACGATTTATTTATAACTCCACTACAGGTGGATTGTTCTTTGACCAAGATGGCAGTGCAGGCGCATTTGCTCAGGTACAGTTTGCTTTAGTTACTGCTGGGTTGTCATTAACCAACAACAATTTTGTGGTTGTTTAA
- a CDS encoding 3-deoxy-7-phosphoheptulonate synthase, with protein sequence MHNHQLFNANIENDRVLLTPNEIKSRLPLTQLAEQTVLKYREEIEDILDFRDRRKFIVVGPCSIHDPKAAIEYSQRLKVLAEKVQDKLLLIMRVYFEKPRTTVGWKGLINDPDMDDSFHVENGLLIARQLLLQITELGLPAGTEALDPIIPQYISELITWSAIGARTTESQTHREMASGLSMPVGFKNGTDGNIQVALNALQSARNPHNFLGINQNGQVSVFQTKGNAYGHVILRGGNQPNFDVASVSVVENKLKEANLPPRIVIDCSHGNTNKDYKLQAAVLENIIEQILDGNTSIVGMMLESNIYEGNQPMTGKKEELKYGVSVTDKCINWEETEKIILAAHEKLK encoded by the coding sequence ATGCACAACCACCAATTATTTAATGCTAACATCGAGAACGATCGCGTTCTTTTAACTCCCAATGAAATTAAATCAAGATTACCATTAACTCAATTAGCAGAACAAACAGTTTTAAAGTATAGAGAGGAAATAGAAGATATTTTAGATTTTCGCGATCGCCGAAAATTCATCGTAGTTGGTCCCTGTTCAATCCACGATCCCAAAGCAGCGATCGAATATTCCCAAAGATTGAAAGTATTGGCCGAGAAAGTCCAAGATAAACTGCTACTAATTATGCGAGTTTACTTTGAAAAACCCAGAACAACCGTAGGCTGGAAAGGATTAATTAACGACCCAGACATGGATGATTCTTTTCATGTAGAAAATGGATTATTAATTGCACGCCAGCTATTATTACAAATTACAGAATTGGGATTACCTGCTGGCACAGAAGCCCTAGACCCAATCATCCCTCAATACATTAGTGAACTGATTACATGGTCTGCCATTGGCGCACGCACCACCGAATCACAAACTCATCGGGAAATGGCAAGCGGACTTTCCATGCCTGTGGGTTTTAAAAACGGCACCGACGGCAATATTCAAGTAGCTTTGAATGCCCTACAATCAGCTAGAAACCCTCATAATTTTCTGGGAATTAATCAAAACGGACAAGTCAGCGTATTTCAAACCAAAGGTAATGCCTACGGTCATGTTATTTTAAGAGGTGGTAATCAGCCCAACTTTGATGTAGCAAGCGTCAGCGTAGTGGAAAATAAATTAAAAGAGGCAAATTTACCACCAAGAATTGTCATCGATTGTAGCCACGGCAATACAAATAAAGACTACAAATTACAAGCTGCCGTTTTGGAAAATATTATCGAGCAAATATTGGATGGTAACACATCAATAGTTGGCATGATGCTGGAATCGAATATATATGAAGGTAATCAGCCAATGACTGGGAAAAAAGAAGAATTAAAATATGGTGTTTCTGTAACTGACAAATGTATTAACTGGGAAGAAACAGAGAAAATTATTTTGGCCGCCCACGAAAAACTTAAGTAA